The Paeniglutamicibacter cryotolerans DNA segment GCCGTCCTATAACCGGATCATCGATTCCCGCAACGGCAAATGGTGCCGGCAATGGTACCTGCACCCTGAAGCGCTCAGCCGCGTGGACGCATTGTGGCAGGCCTGGGAGCACTTCCGGCTCGTTCCGGCGACCGGTATGAGCGTATGGTGGCACGACCACGCCGATCCCCACATGGCCATCCTTCTCAGTCAAAAAGGCCCCTTCCACGCCTGCGGGCCCGACCGACACCACAGCCCCGAGCCGTTCCCCTGCGACTACGCGCCAGCGGGATGGTTTCCCTCAGAAAAAACCACGGCTCAAGGACCGCCTCGCTCATCTCGTTGACCACCAGCGCTCTACGAGTACTGGCCCGTCCGGAATTTCTCGTTGCGCGGGATCATGCGCCGCTCAATGTACCGGTTAGCGTCCACGACCGGTCTTTTTACAGTAGCGGCTCCTAAAGAAATCTGGCGGCGGCTGCCGATCATCCGGCGATCACGTTCACGACATCCCATCCATTGCCGATC contains these protein-coding regions:
- a CDS encoding DUF4913 domain-containing protein, which produces MTAQDQDPEKPSLIYGSAEEFLHLQLLPSYNRIIDSRNGKWCRQWYLHPEALSRVDALWQAWEHFRLVPATGMSVWWHDHADPHMAILLSQKGPFHACGPDRHHSPEPFPCDYAPAGWFPSEKTTAQGPPRSSR